One Chloroflexota bacterium genomic window carries:
- a CDS encoding sortase has translation MKNDCHLMITHQTVMRKYLRATSLIRVCLFLLTLTLALPLTALAESGVQPYGAVHQAWIDPSPSNPGIEYGNAIAMHGDTLVVGAQHDNATIGIDTIYYVGAVYVYVLEENTWVLQARLSPNDPESGDLFGSSVDISGDTLVVGAVGSDGTDDTGEYAPEMGAVYVFTRSGETWTQQAKIEPLDGLEDDNFGNAVSLIGERVVVGASSKDIGTTSNAGKVYSYYRNGSKWYAAQSITAPKIEKNATFGSSIDYDGARVVVGAQAEKDVGAAYVFYRTGSKWTLESTLDADDDQQGDNFGASVAIDGETIVVGAPFADPNLGFGDITNAGAAYIYRKAAGGWRQETKLVAENAATFSHFGRFVSTNNNRVVVGATGYSIGNILRAGSAYVYDRNGGEWPLQTQIFSADPYIDAGFGASITFDDEIIFIGEPGSDTVNRAGRVHIYALREGVLPETGFAPNSMTELSQPPASVDTSLGDLQISIPEISLQTEIVSIQRRANTWGVDWLTTSVGHLDGTAYPTHVGNTVLAGHVNLPDGSNGPFAAVDQLQWGDEIILRLDGVNYIYEIRSIYTTDPHNLDILEKNDGYDWLTLITCAEFDETSGIFRQRVVVETVLVDQR, from the coding sequence ATGAAAAATGACTGTCACCTTATGATTACCCATCAAACTGTGATGCGAAAATACCTTCGAGCCACCTCCCTCATTCGGGTTTGCCTGTTTCTATTGACTTTGACCCTCGCGCTGCCCCTCACCGCTCTGGCGGAAAGCGGCGTGCAGCCCTATGGCGCGGTACACCAGGCCTGGATTGATCCATCGCCCAGCAACCCCGGCATCGAATACGGCAATGCTATCGCCATGCACGGCGATACTCTGGTGGTAGGGGCGCAGCACGACAATGCCACCATCGGCATAGATACCATCTACTACGTGGGGGCAGTTTACGTCTATGTGCTCGAAGAGAATACCTGGGTTTTGCAAGCGCGGCTCTCGCCCAACGATCCTGAAAGTGGCGATCTGTTCGGCAGTTCAGTAGACATCTCCGGCGATACGCTGGTTGTCGGCGCGGTGGGCAGCGATGGCACGGATGATACCGGTGAATATGCCCCGGAAATGGGGGCGGTTTACGTGTTCACACGCAGCGGAGAAACCTGGACTCAACAGGCCAAAATCGAACCGCTGGATGGTCTCGAGGACGATAATTTTGGTAATGCGGTTTCGCTGATCGGTGAGCGTGTTGTTGTGGGGGCCAGCAGCAAAGATATTGGCACAACGTCAAACGCGGGCAAAGTATATTCGTATTATCGCAACGGCAGCAAATGGTATGCCGCTCAGAGCATTACCGCCCCGAAAATCGAAAAAAACGCCACTTTCGGCTCTTCAATAGATTATGACGGCGCGCGTGTTGTCGTTGGCGCACAGGCCGAAAAAGATGTCGGCGCGGCGTATGTTTTCTATCGCACAGGCAGCAAGTGGACGCTGGAATCCACGCTGGATGCTGACGACGATCAGCAAGGGGATAATTTCGGCGCATCGGTTGCCATTGATGGCGAAACGATTGTTGTTGGCGCGCCCTTCGCGGACCCCAATCTGGGCTTCGGCGACATCACCAACGCCGGGGCCGCCTATATCTACCGCAAAGCTGCCGGAGGCTGGCGACAGGAAACCAAACTCGTTGCCGAAAACGCGGCCACTTTCAGCCATTTTGGGAGATTTGTAAGTACCAACAATAACCGCGTCGTCGTTGGGGCCACGGGCTACAGCATCGGCAATATTCTGCGCGCCGGTTCGGCCTATGTTTATGATCGTAATGGCGGCGAATGGCCGCTGCAAACTCAAATCTTCTCGGCCGACCCATATATTGACGCCGGTTTTGGGGCCAGTATCACTTTTGATGACGAGATTATTTTCATCGGCGAGCCGGGCAGCGATACTGTCAATCGTGCAGGCCGCGTGCATATTTATGCGCTGCGCGAGGGCGTATTGCCAGAGACCGGCTTTGCCCCCAATTCAATGACGGAATTATCACAACCCCCCGCGAGCGTTGACACCAGCCTGGGGGATTTGCAGATCAGCATCCCTGAGATTAGTCTGCAAACTGAGATTGTCTCTATCCAACGGCGGGCCAACACCTGGGGCGTGGACTGGCTGACGACCTCGGTGGGGCATCTGGACGGAACCGCGTATCCTACGCATGTGGGCAATACGGTGCTCGCCGGGCATGTCAACCTCCCCGATGGTAGTAACGGCCCCTTCGCTGCCGTCGACCAACTCCAATGGGGAGATGAGATCATCCTGCGCCTCGATGGGGTCAACTATATTTACGAGATCCGCTCGATCTACACGACCGACCCCCATAATTTAGACATCCTTGAAAAAAATGATGGCTACGACTGGCTGACATTAATCACCTGTGCCGAATTCGATGAAACCAGCGGCATTTTCAGACAGCGCGTTGTGGTTGAAACGGTTCTGGTAGACCAAAGATAA